One segment of Castanea sativa cultivar Marrone di Chiusa Pesio chromosome 3, ASM4071231v1 DNA contains the following:
- the LOC142628437 gene encoding uncharacterized protein LOC142628437 → MNSLYSPTSFLLPSHRWQFTPCLQVQPQNLYVHRLLPLSLSSALKSNCPLCAHKSSIGATIPPNEGAVSVINFEDFVEKDWSFLDSDNVISREELNKNIDRIISAGEIEETSKVLVSIGSEGFLDQLVDSSKFQLLLVVHDSLFLLAGIKEKYDKVKCWQGELIHVPEKWRPLDVVFLYFLPALSFNLDQVFGALAKLCLPGARVVISHPQGRDVLKQQQQQNPDVIISDLPEKMTLQKVAADHSFDVAEFVDEPGFYLAVLKFSDVRCGIFTIIF, encoded by the exons ATGAATTCTCTCTATTCACCTACTTCTTTCCTCCTTCCATCACATAGATGGCAGTTCACACCATGTCTTCAAGTACAACCACAAAATTTATATGTTCACCGCCTCTTGccactttctctctcctctgcACTAAAATCAAACTGTCCTTTATGTGCTCATAAGTCATCCATTGGTGCTACAATTCCCCCAAATGAGGGAGCAGTATCTGTAATTAACTTCGAAGACTTTGTTGAAAAAGATTGGTCATTTCTTGATTCAGATAATGTGATATCTAGAGAGGAgcttaacaaaaatattgatcGCATTATTTCTGCAGGGGAGATTGAAGAAACTTCTAAAGTGTTGGTTTCAATTGGTTCTGAAGGATTTTTAGATCAGTTGGTTGATTCGTCAAAATTCCAACTCTTGCTTGTCGTCCACGATTCACTTTTTCTGTTAGCTGgcatcaaagaaaaatatgacaaGGTTAAATGTTGGCAAGGAGAACTTATACATGTGCCAGAGAAGTGGAGGCCACTAGATGTTGTGTTCCTCTATTTTCTTCCTGCTTTGTCCTTTAATCTTGACCAGGTTTTTGGAGCTCTTGCAAAACTTTGTTTGCCAG GGGCAAGGGTGGTTATTAGCCATCCCCAAGGAAGGGACGTCTtaaagcagcagcagcaacaaaaTCCTGATGTCATAATTTCTGATTTGCCCGAGAAGATGACATTACAGAAGGTGGCAGCTGATCATTCTTTTGATGTGGCTGAATTTGTAGATGAACCTGGTTTTTATCTTGCCGTTTTGAAGTTCTCTGATGTAAGATGTGGAATTTTTACCATAATTTTCTAG